The window CCGATGGGCTCACAAAAGACGGTTTCTGTTTCAGTGCGCACAGTTAAAAGCGTGATTTCGTAGTCAAAGGGCACAAACGCTTCCACGATAAGCTCACTGGCATCCCCGCGTGCTTCTTTGGCGTGCTCCCATGCTTTGGCCACTTCTGTGACGTTGCGCACGGTACTTTGGCCATGGCCCGAGGAGCTCATCACGGGCTTGACCACACAGGGAATGCCCACTTCTTTGACCGCAGCTTTTAAGGATTCGTAATCTTTCACAAAACGGTACGCACTGGTCTTCAGCCCCAACTCTTTAGCGGCAAATTCGCGGATGTGCTTGCGGTTCATGGTCAGTTTGACTGCATTGGCATTAGGGATGACACAAAACCCTTCGGCTTCGGCTTCAAAAAGCGCGTCGATGTTGAGCGCTTCGATTTCGGGCAAGATAAAATCAGGCTTTTCACGGCGAATCACCTCTAAAAGGGCGGCTTTGTCTTTCATGTTGACCACATGGGAACGGTTGGCCACAAGGTGCGCAGGGGCGTGCGGGTACGCGTCCACGGCGATGGTTTCGATGCCAAGACGTTGGGCTTCGATGATGACTTCTTTGCCAAGTTCGCCGCTGCCAAGAAGCATCATTTTAATGCTATTGCTTTTTAAAGGGGTAGTAAAATGCATGGGGGTTTCCTCTGTGGTGATGTTGGGGTATTGTACAAAAAAATGGCTAAGGCTTGGCAAAGGGCAAGGGGATTATAATAACATCTTTTAAAAAGGAACCGCGTGATTTTTGGCAAAATAGACTACATCAACCTCCTTCCCTTTCATGTTTTTCTCAAGCGCAGCGCCCTTTCCAATGCCTTCAAACAATCTCTAGAGTACAAAAAAGGCGTCCCAAGTGTGCTCAATCACAAGCTAAAACGCCGTCAAATCGACGCGGCAGTCATCTCAAGCATCACCAGCACCCACCCCATGTACCATCGTTTAGACATGGGCATTGTGGCCAAAAAAGAGGTCAAAAGCGTCCTTGTCAAACGGGGAAAATGCACCCTCGACCCCGCCAGTGCGAGCTCCAACGCCCTTGCCAATGTTTTACATGTAAAGGGGGAAGTGCTCATCGGCGACCGCGCTTTAAAAGCCTACTTGCAAGACCCTAGCGCCTATGTTGATTTGGCCAAAACATGGAACGCGCGCACCGGGCTTCCCTTTGTGTTTGCCAGATTGTGCGTCACCAAAGACACCGCCT of the Sulfurospirillum tamanense genome contains:
- the purT gene encoding formate-dependent phosphoribosylglycinamide formyltransferase, with the protein product MHFTTPLKSNSIKMMLLGSGELGKEVIIEAQRLGIETIAVDAYPHAPAHLVANRSHVVNMKDKAALLEVIRREKPDFILPEIEALNIDALFEAEAEGFCVIPNANAVKLTMNRKHIREFAAKELGLKTSAYRFVKDYESLKAAVKEVGIPCVVKPVMSSSGHGQSTVRNVTEVAKAWEHAKEARGDASELIVEAFVPFDYEITLLTVRTETETVFCEPIGHFQEDGDYVLSWQPMKMPASVLEKAKVMAKAVTDGLGGRGLFGVEFFIKGEEVYFSELSPRPHDTGMVTLITQSQSEFALHVRAVLGLPLDFTFYGPGASGAFKSSEESTVPVFDIPASAFTKNSFVRVFGKPVSHVGRRMAVALVLDEVENAKKQAKKIIDAMRG
- a CDS encoding MqnA/MqnD/SBP family protein produces the protein MIFGKIDYINLLPFHVFLKRSALSNAFKQSLEYKKGVPSVLNHKLKRRQIDAAVISSITSTHPMYHRLDMGIVAKKEVKSVLVKRGKCTLDPASASSNALANVLHVKGEVLIGDRALKAYLQDPSAYVDLAKTWNARTGLPFVFARLCVTKDTAFYRRLAARFVNQNVRIPRYILNQYAKERGISEKDILDYLTLISYRIETKEKRALKRFLGLVKK